The genomic window CGGTGCTGATGGACATCCGCATGCCGGTGATGGACGGCCTGGCCGCCACCCGCCGCATCACCGAGGACGCCGGCCTCGAAGCGGTGAAGGTGGTCGTCCTGACCACCTTCGAGCTGGACGAGTACGTCTTCGAGGCGATCCGCTCCGGAGCCTCCGGTTTCCTGGTCAAGGACACCGAGCCGGCCGAACTGCTGCGGGCGGTCCGCGCCGTGGTGGGCGGCGACGCGCTGCTCTCGCCCGGTGTCACCCGCCGGCTGATCGCCGAATTCGCCGCCCGCTCCAAGGAGCCGGCGGTGGTGAGCGCCCTGGACCAGCTCACCGACCGTGAACGCGAGGTGATGGCCCTGGTCGGCATCGGCCTGTCCAACGACGAGATCGCCCGCCGCCTGGTGGTCAGCCCGCTCACCGCGAAGACCCACGTCAGCCGGGCCATGGTCAAGCTCGGCGCCCGCGACCGGGCCCAACTGGTCGTGATGGCCTACGAGTCCGGGCTGGTACGCCCCGGCTGGCTCGGCTGACCCCGTCCCGCCGAGCCCCGCAGCCCACCGCCGGCCGCGCCCGTATCGCGGAGCCGACCACCCGCGCCCGTGCGCCGGCGGCCCGGCCCCGTACGAGGAACGTACGGGGCCGGGCCGGCGCGGGAGGCGCGCCCGCGGGCGCGTGGTCACTCGGTCGTGCGGTCCGTGCCTCCGGCCCCGGAGGGCGTCACGGACGGCGAGGCGGGCGAGGCAGCGGCAGGCGCGACCGCGGCCACCGGTGTGCCGCCGTCGCTCTGCGCGGCCCGCCGCGCCTCGTCCTCGGCCGAGGACGCGACGAGGATCCCGTACGAGGGCCGCCGGGTGCGCAGCCCCGACAGTGTGAGCAGCAGACCCGCCACGCCGATGCCGGTGACCACCCACAGGGCCGGCCGGTAGCTGTCGAGCACCGCCTGCTTGCCGCCGCCGTGGCCGTCGGTGTGGGCGGTGACCACCGCGGTGACGACGGCGAGGAAGATCGCGCCGCCGACCTGGAAGGAGGTGTTGAGCAGGCCGGAGACCATGCCCTGCTCCTCGTTCCTGACGCCGTTGGTGGCCTGGATGTTGAGCGAGGGGAAGGCCAGCGCGAAGGCCGCGCCGAGCAGCAGCATCGACGGGAGGATGACGGCGGCGTAGCCGGGGTGCAGGTCAATCCGCAGGAAGAGCGCGTAGCCGGCAACCAGCGACGCGAAGCCGGCCGCGATCACCCGCGGGGTGCCGAACTTGTCGACGATCGGTCCCATCCGGGTGGACAGGATGGCGACCAGCGAGCCCGCGGGCAGGAAGGCGAGCGCGGTCTGCATGGCGCTGTAGCCGAGCACGTTCTGCAGGTACTGCGTGACCAGGAACTGGAAGCCGATGTACGAGCCGAAGAAGGTGGCGCCGCCGAGGTTGGCGCGGACCTGGTGGGAGGAGCGGAGCACGGCCAGCCGGATGAGCGGGTGGGACGAGCGGTGCTCGATGGCGACGAACGCGACCAGCAGCGCCGCGACAGCGCCGAAGGACCCGAGCGTGCGGGCCGAGGCCCAGCCGGCGCTGGACGCCGAGACCACGGTGAACACCAGCAGCAGCATCGAGGCGGTGCCGGTGAAGGTGCCGGGCAGGTCGTAGCCTCTGCCCTCCGTGCTCTCCCTCGGGGTCCTGGGGATCAGCTTGAGGCCGGCGATCAGCGCGATCAGCGCGACGGGCGCGGGCAGCAGCATCGTCCAGCGCCAGCCCGCCTCGGTGAGGAAGCCGGAGAGCACCAGGCCCATCGAGAAGCCGGTGGCGCCGCAGCTGGAGTAGATGGTCAGGGCGCGGTTGCGGATCGGGCCCTCGGCGAAGGTGGTGGTGATGATGGACAGGCCGGCCGGCGCGGTGAAGGCGGCGCTCAGGCCCTTGATGAAGCGGGTGGCGATCAGCAGCGAGCCCGAGTCGACGAGGCCGCCGAGCAGCGAGGCGACGGCGAACACGCCGAGCGCGATCAGGAAGACGCGGCGCCTGCCGAGCAGGTCGGCCGCCCGGCCGCCGAGCAGCAGCAGGCCGCCGTAGCCGAGGATGTAGCCGCTGACGACCCACTGCAGCGAGTTGGTGGACAGGTCGAGGTCGTCGCCGATCGACGGGAGCGCCACGCCGACCATCGAGACGTCGAGCGCGTCGAGGAAGAGCGCGCCGCAGAGCACGAAGAGCGTGCCCCACTGCAGGGCGCTCCAACGCTCCTCGGTACGGGGGACGGTGGGAGACGGAGAGGTCATGGTCGGTAGATTACATGCACGCGCATCTGATGCAAGTGCATTTAATGTCCATGCATCAGGGTCCGTTTCCTGCTACCCTGCGAACATGGCCGTGGACAGGAGTGAGCGGGCGCTTGAGCGCGAGTGGCGGGAGATCCTTGCCATCCACGCGCGGACCGCGTGCGAACTCGACCGGGAGCTCCATCAGTACGGGCTCTGCGCGAGCGATTTCGAAGTGCTCGACGTCCTCGCGGGCGACCCGGAGGACGGCAGCTGCACCTTCCGTGTGCAGGAACTGGCCGACCGGGTGCACCTCAGCCAGAGCGCGCTGTCCCGGCTGGTCGCCAGGCTGGAGAAGGAAGGCCTCGTCGACCGCGGCATCTGCAGCGAGGACCGCCGCGGTGTCTATGTGGGGATCACCGACGACGGCCGCCGGCGTTTCGAGCAGGCCCGCCCCGGCCACCGTGCCGTCCTGGAGCGGATGCTCGCCAAGCCCGCCGAAGTGTGAGCCTCCTTCGCGGGTGACCTCGCGTATTTCGCTGTGGCCGCGTCAGCCCTGACGGCCGGTGTTGCGCACGGCGTAGGCGATCGCCGCCGCGACCGCCGCCAGCCCTGAGACCGTGGTCAGCGCGATCGGCAGGCCCACCGCGTCGGTGAGGAAGCCGATCGACGGCGGCCCGAGCAGCATTCCCCCGTAGCCGAGCGTGGACGCGGCGGCCACACCGCTGGGCCCGGTCAGCGCGCCCGCCCTGGCGATGGTGGTCGGGAAGCTGTTGGCCAGGCCGAGGCCGGTGAGCGCGAAACCCAGGATCACCAGCGGGATCACCGGCGCGAGTGCGCCGAGCAGCATGCCCGCGGCCGCGGTGAGGCCGCCGAGCACCAGCACCCGGGTCTGGCCGAGCCGTTCCAGCAGTGCGGTGCCCGACAGGCGGCCCAGTGTCATGGCGGCGGCCACCGCCGCGTATCCGGCGGCTGCGATCCCCGGGCCGCCGTGCAGGTCCTGCTGGATGTGCAGCGGCCCCCATTCGGCCAGCGCGCCCTCACCGTATGACGTGCAGGCCGCGATCAGGCCGAAGACGGCGACCAGCGGCCCGGTGCGCCGCACGCGGTCGGGCACGGCGGCGGATCCGGGAACCGGCGCCGCCGGCTCGGTTGCCGCGACGCGCTCCCGCGGTACCCCGATCGGGTGGGACAGCAGTACGGGTCCGGCCAAGCAGACGGTGAGCAGGCCGACCGCCGTGAGCACCAGCAGATGTGTGGCCGCCGACAGATGGGGTGCCAGCAGTCCGCCCAGCCCGGCACCGATCAGACCTCCGAGGCTGTAGGCGGCGTGGAAGCTGGACATCACCGGGCGGCGCAGCGCGGCGACCAGCTCGACGGCGGCGCTGTTCATGGCGACGTTCAGACCGCCGTACGATACGCCGAACACCAGCAGGACCAGGCCGAGCGCGAGTGCCGAGTGCGTCCGTGGCGGCAGGGCGATGCTCAGCGAGAGCACGACGGCGGTGGCCACGGTGACGCGGTCGCTGCCGAAGCGGCGGCACAGCCGGCCAGTGAGCACCATCGTCGCCACCGCGCCCGCGGACACGCCGAGCAGCGCCAGTCCCAGCTGGCCCGCGGACGCGCCGACCTGGGCTTTGATGGCGGGGATGCGGACCACCCAGCCGGCGAAGAGGAAGCCGTCGACGGCGAAGAAGACGGTGAGGGCGATGCGCAGGCGGCGCAGGGCGGGGTCGGTGGCGGGAGTGTGGTGGGATCGGCCCAGGGCCGTCCCTATTTTGTTTAGCGTCGGCACAAAGTCAGAATAGGGGGGTGACACAGATTCGGACAAGGCTTGAGCGGGGTCGCGGCGCACTCGGTCCCGCGCTCTCCCTGGTGCACACCGGCCGCGCGGCGACCCGCGCACTGCTCACCGCTGAACTGGGCGTGACCCGCGCGACCGCGGGCGCGGTCGCCGCGGAGCTCGAGGCACTGGGGCTGATCCGGGTGGACACCCGGCCGAGCGGCCCGTCCGGGGCGCAGGGCCGGCCCTCGCACCGGCTCGACGTGGCGCCCGGGGGACCGGTCGTGCTCGCCGCGCAGGTGCACGCGGACGGCTTCCGGGCCGCGCTCGTCGGGCTCGGCGGGGAGATCGTGGCCACCAGTGCCGGCAACATGACCGTACCCGCCGATCCCGCGCACGTGCTGGGCGCGGTCGTGGAGGCCGGTACCGGACTGCTGCGCGAGTCCGGGCGGGTGTGCGTCGGGGCGGGCCTCGCGGTGCCGTCCGCCGTGGCGGAGCCCGAGGGCACCGCGCTCAACCCGCTGCACCTGGCCTGGCCCGCGGGCGCCCCGGTGCGGGAGGTCTTCGCGAGCCAGATCGCCCGGGTGGGCATTCTCGGCCCCGACGGGGAGCCGGTCGCGTCCTTCGTCGGCAACGACGTCAACGTGGCCGCGCTGGCCGAGCACCGGCACGGCGCCGGTCGCGGCGCGCAGCACCTGCTGGTGGTCGCCTCGGGGCACCGCGGGGTCGGCGGCGCGCTGGTGCTCGACGGCCGCCTGCACACCGGCAGTTCGGGGCTCGCGCTGGAGGTCGGCCACCTCACCGTGCAGCCGGACGGGCGCCCCTGCCACTGCGGCAGCCGCGGCTGCCTCGACGTCGAGGCGGACCCGCTGGCCTTCCTCGAAGCGGCGGGCCGGGTGCCGGGGCCGGAGGTGTCGCTGCTCGAACAGTGCCGCGACCTGCTCAGCACGGAGTACGCCGACCCGGCCGTCAAGGCCGCGGCGCACATGCTGATCGACCGGCTCGGCCGGGGGCTGGCCGGGATGGTCAACGTGCTCAACCCCGACCTGATCCTGCTCGGCGGCCTGCACCGCCATCTGCTGGACGCCGACCCCGAGGCGCTGCGCGCGGTGGTCGCCGACCACAGCCTGTGGGGCCGCAGCGGCGGCGTACCGGTGCTGGCCTGCGCCCTCGACCACAACAGCCTTGTCGGCGCTGCCGAGTTGGCCTGGCAGCCGGTGCTCGACGACCCGCTGGCGGCGCTCGGCGGCTGACCGGCCGCGCGGGACGGACGGGCGCTCCGGCCGGCCGTCGTCCGCCCTCCGCCCCGGGCGGCCGGTCACGCCCGCCCTCCTCCCCGGGTCCCGCCCGCCGCCGGCCGGCGCGGCGGGCGCAGTCCGCGGGCCGTCGGGTACTCCCCGCGGAGCAGCCCCGCTGCCGCTGGCCGTACGACGATTTCGGCGGCGGGGGAAGCCAGGCTCGTGGTGTCGGGAGAACCCGGCACGACCGAGGAGATGACGGACGATGAACACCCTGGCTTGGCATGACGGCGGGCCCGGCCCGTGGATCCTGTTCTTCCCGCTGATCTGGGTGTTCGCGGTGGCCGCCGTGGTCACCGTGTTGCGCCGCACGGTGTGGCGCGGCCGTGGCGGGCCGTGGCAGGTCAGGTCGGCGGCGACCGGCGAGCACAGCCCGATGGCGGTGCTGGGGCGGCGGTTCGCGGCCGGCGAGATCGACGAGGAGGAATACTGGCGCCGGATGTCAGTGCTCGAGGAGCACTTCGCCCGTGACCCGCGCGGCCCCCGCGGCGGCAAGGGCGGCGCGCTGTGAAGGAGGTGACGGCGCCTCACGGGAGCGCGGGGCCCGACAAAGGCCCCGACAAAGGCAACGGCAACGGCTCCGGCAGCGAGCGCCAGCGCGAGGGCGACGGCGGCCCCGGTCCAGGCAGCGGCACCGCGGCCCGGGTCGTGGACGCGGCCAAGGTGTACGGCACCGGCGACACGGCCGTACGGGCCCTCGACGGCGTGACGGTGGGCTTCCCGGCCGGCCGCTTCACCGCGATCATGGGGCCTTCCGGCTCCGGCAAGTCCACCCTGATGCACTGCGCCGCCGGCCTGGACTCGCTCACCTCGGGCACCGCGTGGATCGGCGACACCGAGCTGGGCTCGCTCGGCGACCGGCAGCTGACGCTGCTGCGCAGGGAGCGGATCGGCTTCGTCTTCCAGTCCTTCAACCTGGTCCCGACGCTGACCGTCGCGGAGAACGTCACCCTGCCGCTCGACCTCGCGGGCAGGCGCCCCGACGCCGAGTGGGTGGACGCGCTGATCGACGTCGTCGGGCTGCGCGACCGGCTGCGGCACCGCCCCGGCGAGCTGTCCGGCGGCCAGCAGCAGCGGGTCGCCGTGGCCAGGGCGCTCGCCGGCCGGCCCGAGGTGGTCTTCGCCGACGAGCCGACCGGCAACCTGGACTCGCGCTCCGGCGGCGAGGTCCTCGACCTGCTCGGCCGGGCGGTGCACGACATGGGCCGCACCGTGGTGATGGTCACCCACGACCCGGTCGCGGCCGCCCACGCCGACGAGGTGGTCTTCCTCGCCGACGGCCGGCTCGTGGACCTGATGGCCGCGCCCACCGCGGGCCTGGTGCTCGACCGGATGAAGGCCTTCGACGGCCGCCCGGCCGCCGGGGGAGGGGCGTCGTCGTGAGTACCGCGACCGGCGCGGGCCGGGCGTCGCTGCGCCTCGGGCTCGCGGGGCTGCGCGCCCACAAGCGCCGCTTCGCCGGCACCTTCGTCGCCGTCTTCCTCGGCGTCGCCTTCCTGGCCGGCACCATGGTGACGGGCGACACGCTGCGGGCCAGCTTCGGCAGGCTCTTCGCCGACGCCAACAGCGGTACGGACACCGTCGTGCGGGGCGCCGACGAGATCAAGGCGCCGGGTCTCGGGCAGGGCATCCGCGAGCCGGTGCCCACCGGCCTGATCGACGCCATCCGGCAGGTGCCCGGTGTCGCGGCCGTCGCCCCCGACATCGAGGGCGCGGGCGAGCTGGTCAAGGCCGACGGCAAGTCCCTGGACACCAGGGGCCCCACCGTCGCGGGCAACTGGATCGACGAACCCGACCTGAACCCGTACAAGCTCGTGCGGGGCCACGCGCCCAGCGCGCCGGGCGAGATCGTCATCAACCGCGGCGCGGCGACCAAGGGCGGCCTGAAGCTCGGCGACCGCACGCTGCTGCGCACCCCTGACCCGGTGCACGTCACCGTGGTGGGCGTCGCCACCTTCGGCAGCGAGGACGGCGAGGGCCAGACCACGTACGCCGGTATGACAAGGGCCGACGCCGAGCGGTATCTGATGCCCGAGCCCGGCAGGGCCACCACCATCAAGGTCAGGGCGGGATCCGGGCTGAGCCAGGAGCAGCTCACCGCGCGGGTCGCCCGGGTGCTGCCCGCGCGCTACGAGGCGATCACCGGCACCCGGGCGAGCGACGATACCCAGCAGGCCACCTCGGGCGCCTTCCTGGACATCTTCACCACCCTGCTGACGGTCTTCGCGGGCATCGCCCTGCTGGTGGCCACCTTCAGCATCCACAACACCTTCGCGATCGTGGTGGCCCAGCGCACCCGGGAGAACGCCCTGCTGCGGGCGCTGGGCGCGACCCGGCGCCAGGTGCTCGGCTCGACGATGGCCGAGGCCGCCGCCGTGGGCGTACTGGCCTCGCTCGCCGGGCTGCTCGGCGGCATCGGGATCGCGGCCGGGCTGCAGGCGCTCTTCCCGGCGGTCGGCTTCCCCTTCCCGGAGGGCGCGTTGCGGATCCACGCGCCGGCCATGGCCCTGCCGCCGGCCGTGGGCCTGCTGGTGTGCGTCGGCTCGGCGGTGGCGCCCGCCGTCCGTGCGGGCCGCACCGCGCCGCTCGCCGCGCTGCGGGAGAGCGCCACCGACGCCTCGGGCGCGTCCCGCCGCCGGGCGGCCGCCGGGCTGGGCACCGCCGTCGCGGGGGTCGCCCTGACCGCCGCCGGGGCCACGGCGGGCCCCAGCCTGCCGCTCACCGCGCTGGGCGCGGTCCTGACACTCGCGGCCTTCGTGGTGCTCGGCCCGGTCGCCTCCTCGGTCGCGGTGCGGGTGCTGGGCGCGCCGGTCGGCCGGCTGCGCGGGGTGACGGGCTCGCTGGCCCGCCGCAACGCGCTGCGCAGCCCCAAGCGAACCGCGGCCACCGCCACCGCGCTGATGATCGGGGTGGCCGTGGTGTCGCTCTTCACGGTCCTCGGCGCCTCGATGAAGGCGACGCTGCACCAGACCGCGGACCGCTCCTTCGCCGGTGACGTCGCCATCAGCGCCCAGCTCTACGGCGCCGGCGGCAGCGGCCTGAGCCCCGAACTCGCCCCGGCGGTGGCGAGGCTGCCCGAGGTCCAGGACGCGGTCGGCCTCGGCAGCGGCGTCGCCGAGGTGGACGGCGCGGGGCGCAGGCTCACGGTCACCGACCCGGCGGCGCTGTCCCGGCTGCTCGACCTCGGTGCGGTGCGCGGCTCGCTCACCGGTCTCGGCACCGGTGCCATCGCGGTGTCCGAGGACGAGGCGGACCGGCGCGGCCTGACCACCGGCAGCACCGTGCGGCTCACCTTCTCCGACGGCGATCGGGTGACCCTCACCGTCGGCGCGGTCTACGGCCAGGCCGGCCTGGCCGGCGACTACCTGATCACCCGGGCCGCCTGGGAGCCGCACCGGGTCCAGGACAAGGACACGCTCGTCGCCATCGGCTTCAGGGACGGCGTGTCCACTTCCGCGGGCAAGGCGGCGGTCACCAGGGCGGTGAAGGCCTTCGGGTCGCCCGACGTGCAGACCAGGAGCGAGTACGCCACGTCGTCGGCCGCAGGGGTCGACACCTTCCTCACCCTGATCTACGCCCTGCTGGTGCTCGCCGTGCTGATCGCGCTGCTCGGCATCGCCAACACCCTCACTCTCGCGGTGCACGAACGGACCCGGGAGCTTGGCCTGTTGCGCGCGGTCGGGCAGACCCGCGGCCAGCTGCGGGCGATGGTGCGCTGGGAGTCGGTCGTGGTGGCGGCCTTCGGCACCGCGGGCGGCCTGGGGCTCGGCACCTTCCTCGGCTGGGCCCTGGTCAAGGCCACCGACGGCTCGGCCACCGGCGCCTTCGCGATCCCGCCGCTGCCGCTGACCGTGGTGCTGCTCGTGGGTGTCGCCGCAGGCGTGCTGGCCGGCTGGCGCCCGGCCAGGCGTGCGGCGCGGCTGGACATCCTGCGGGCCATCGCGACCGAGTGACCGCTGTCCGCACGGCCGGGCGCCGCCTCCCTGACAGGGAGGCGGCGCCCGGCCCGCAGTCTGCTTGCGGGTGGCTTCGGCGAACGCGCCGCAGGTGCGGCGGTCAGGCCGCAGCGGCGACGGCGATCGGCTCGGCGACCGGCTCGGGCTCGGGCAGCGCTCGCTCGAAGGGCCGGGCCGTCCGCAGCGGAAGGAGCGTCGGCACCGCGAGCGGGGTGCGCAGGACGAACCACACGACCTTGCCCGTCTCCTCCGGCAGCAGGTCGGTGCCCCAGCTGTCGCTCATCGCCTCGACCATCGTCAGACCCCGCCCGGTGGTGGCCATCGGCTCCACCGGCCGCAGTTGCGGCAGTCGCGGGTCGTGGTCGGTGACGGCCACGGTGAGGCGGTCGCCGGCGAGGGTCAGCCGTACACCGCACTTCTTGTCCGGCTTGGCGTGCCGGTGCACGTTCGCCAGCAGCTCGCTGGTGGCGCTCGCGGCGGCTTCGACCAGCGGATCGAGGCGCCAGTAGCGCAGCTGCGCGGACACGATGCGGCGGATCTGCTGGATCCGGTACGGGTGCGCTTCGAGTTCGAGAGTGCACTCGCGTTCGGTTCGGTGGGTCGGGTCGGTCCTGTCGGTCTGATCGGCTTGCATGATCACGGCTGCGACTCCCTCCGCGGCTGGGCCGGGCCTCGCACATGCGGGGTTCCGCCTTGCGCCGCTCCGATGGGAACACCTGAGCGAAAATGCGTAGAGTGACTGCTACGACACTCCGTGATGCGATATCAGCGTCACCCGATGTGGCGAATCTCGCAACTCGTCGCGTAGGACGGCCGGGACCAGGCCTTTCGCCGCCCGCCGCGGGCCGACGCGGAATTCGGGGACGCCGGGCCGCACCGCCGACCGGCGGGGTCCTTACTCCGGCGCGACATCGTCGGGGCCGGTCCGTGCCAGGTCCGCCAGCGTGGCCAGTGCGCGGCGCAGCACCGGCGGCGGGGGTGAGGCGAGCCCCATCCGGACGGCGGCCGGCGTGCGGTGCGGCCCCACCACGAAGGACGCGGCCGGCGTGACCGCGATGCCGTGCCGGGCGGCGGCGGCCACGAAGGTGTCGGCACGCCACGGGGCGGGCAGCTCCCACCAGCAGAAGTACGATCCCGGCCCGGACCTCGTCGCCAGGCCGGCCAGGGCTTCCGCCGCGATCTGCTGCCGGTGGCGCGCGTCGGCCCGCTTGGCGGCGGCGATCGTCGTGGCGGTGCCGTCGGTCAGCCAACCGGTCGCCGCGGCAAGGGCGTAGCCGGCGCTCGCCCAGCCGCCGGAGCGCAGCGCGGCGCTCACCGCGGGGCGCAGCCCGGGCGGGGCGACGGCAAAGCCCACCGTCAGGCCCGGCGCGAGCCGCTTGGAGGTGCTGTCCACCAGGATCACCCGCTCGGGCGCGTAGGCCGCGAGCGGCGGCGGCGCGTCCTCGCGCAGGAAGGACCAGATCGCGTCCTCCACCGCGGTGAGCCCGGCCTCCGAGAGGGTTGCGGCCAGTTGGGCCCGGCGCGGGCCCGGCATCGTGACGCCCAGCGGATTGTGCAGGGTCGGCTGGAGGTAGACGCCGCCCAGCGGTGCCGCGCGGTGCGCGGCGAGCAGCGCACCGGGCAGCAGGCCGTCCCCGTCGCACTCCAGCGGCACCAGGGTGATGCCCAGCCGGGCGGCGACGGCCTTGACCACCGGATACGTCAGCGCCTCGACGCCCAGCCGTCCGCCCGGCCGCAGCAGCGCCGCGAGGGCGGCCGCGACGGCCTGCCTGCCGTTGCCTGCGAAGAGCACGGCCTCCGGGTCCGGCGCCCAGCAGGGCCCGCCGAGCAGCCCCGCGACCGCCGCACGGGCCGCCGGCGTGCCCGCGGCGCCGGACGGGCGCAGCGCCGCGGCCAGCACGTCGGGCCTGCCCAGCCGGGCGAGCCCGGCGGCGAGCAGCTCCGACTGTCCGGCGGTGACCGGGTAGTTGAGCTCCAGATCCACCCGTGCCGCGGTGGGTTCCGCGAGGGCCGGGTCCGCCGCGGGCGCGGCGGCCCGTACGAAAGTGCCGCGGCCCACCTCGCCGGTGACCAGGCCGCGGCGGGCCAGTTCGGCGTAGACCCGGCTCGCCGTGGACTCGGCGATCCCGTGCCGCCGCGCGAACGCCCGCTGCGTCGGCAGCCGGTCGCCCGGCCGCAGCCGCCCCGCGCTGATCTGTGCCGCCACCGCGTCGGCGGCCCGCCTGAAGTCCCGCGCCATGTCCCCGCCCCCGCCGTCAGGTCCTGCCCACGCGAGCTTATTGCACCGAGATCAAATCCGGTCATTGCCCTCGTGAATGCTCCGCACCTAGCATCGGGACGTCGGCCTGAAGAGGGGGAAACCGCAGGTGAGCACTGCTCTGGTCAACGGCGTCAGCATGAGCTACGACGACACGGGCGGCGGCGGTGAGGCGCTGCTGCTGGTGCACGGCCACCCCTTCGACCGCACCATGTGGCGCCCGCAGCAGCACGCGGCGCCCGGCCACCGGGTGATCACCCCCGACCTGCGCGGCTACGGCGGCAGCCAGGTCGTCCCCGGCGTGACCCCGCTCGACACCTTCGCCCGCGACCTCGCGGCGCTGCTCGACCGGCTGGACGTGGAGCGGGCGGTGCTGTGCGGGCTGTCGATGGGCGGGCAGATCGTGCTGGAGTTCCACCGGCTCTTCCCCGACCGGGTCGCCGGCCTCGTCCTCGCCGACACCTTCGCGCAGGCCGAGACCGACCAGGGCAGGCAGGAACGCAACGAGCGCGCCGACCAGCTGCTGCGGGACGGCATGGCGGGCTACGCGCACCAGGTCCTGGACTCCATGGTCTCGCCTGCGACGGTCGCGAACCTGCCGGAAGTGGCCGGGCACGTGCTGCGCATGATGCTCGCCGCACCCCCCGAGGGCGCCGCCGCCGCGCTGCGCGGGCGCGCGCAGCGCCCCGACTACACCGCCATGCTGCCGGCCGTCGCCGTGCCAACCCTCATCGTGGTCGGCAGGGAGGACGTCTTCACCCCCGTCGCCGACGCCGAGTTCCTGCACCGCCGCATCCCCGGCGCCCGGCTCGCCGTCATCGAGGGCGCAGGGCATCTGCCCAACCTGGAACGCCCCGCCGTCTTCAACGAGGCGCTGGCCGCCCTGCTCGCGACCGTACGGCAGGTCACACCGGCCCCGGCGGCACCGAAGATGTGACGGAATTCTGACGTCGCAGGACTGGCCCTGGTCAGATGGGCTCAGGCGTGCTCGAATCGATCCATGGACGACCGCACGCCACCGGTGAGGGCACCGGAGAAGCCCCCCACCCTCCCGCCCGGGCCTTCGGAGGAGGGACGGGGCGCACCCGTCGGACGGCGGGTGGTGCTCGGCATGCTCGGGCTCGGCGCGGTCGGCGTGGGCGTCGGCGGCGCCGTCCAGGGCAAGCTGGACTCCCTGCTGGCCTCGGTCAGCGCCGAGGACCCCACGGGCGTGACGGGACTGCTGCCCGGCGGCGGCGGATTCCGCTTCTACTCGGTGTCCAACTCCATCCCGCACCGCGGCGAGAGCGACTACCGGCTGACCGTCGGCGGCCTGGTCGACAAGCCGGCCGGCTACCGCCTCGCCGACCTGCGCGCCCTGCCGCAGACCCGGTTGGTGCGCGACGTGCAGTGCGTCACGGGCTGGCGGGTGCCGAAGACCGCCTTCTCGGGGGTCCGGCTGTCCACGCTGCTGGACGCGGCCGGGGTACGGGCCGGCGGCACCGCGATCCACTTCACCTGCTTCGACGGCGTCTACAGCGAGAGCCTGACCCTCGACCAGGCCCGCCGCGCCGACATCCTGGTCGCCCTCACCATGAACGACAAGCCGGTCACCGCCGCGCACGGCGGCCCCGTCCGGCTCTACGCGGCGCCGATGTACTTCTACAAGTCCGCGAAATGGCTGTCCGGCATCACCGTGACCAAGGACGTGGAGACCGGCTACTGGGAGCGCTACGGCTACGACGTGGACGCCTGGGTCGGCAAGTCGAACGGCCGCGGCGATGACCCCACGTCATGACGCCCCG from Streptomyces sp. NBC_01198 includes these protein-coding regions:
- a CDS encoding ATP-binding protein, whose translation is MQADQTDRTDPTHRTERECTLELEAHPYRIQQIRRIVSAQLRYWRLDPLVEAAASATSELLANVHRHAKPDKKCGVRLTLAGDRLTVAVTDHDPRLPQLRPVEPMATTGRGLTMVEAMSDSWGTDLLPEETGKVVWFVLRTPLAVPTLLPLRTARPFERALPEPEPVAEPIAVAAAA
- a CDS encoding molybdopterin-dependent oxidoreductase, translating into MDDRTPPVRAPEKPPTLPPGPSEEGRGAPVGRRVVLGMLGLGAVGVGVGGAVQGKLDSLLASVSAEDPTGVTGLLPGGGGFRFYSVSNSIPHRGESDYRLTVGGLVDKPAGYRLADLRALPQTRLVRDVQCVTGWRVPKTAFSGVRLSTLLDAAGVRAGGTAIHFTCFDGVYSESLTLDQARRADILVALTMNDKPVTAAHGGPVRLYAAPMYFYKSAKWLSGITVTKDVETGYWERYGYDVDAWVGKSNGRGDDPTS
- a CDS encoding aminotransferase-like domain-containing protein, with the translated sequence MARDFRRAADAVAAQISAGRLRPGDRLPTQRAFARRHGIAESTASRVYAELARRGLVTGEVGRGTFVRAAAPAADPALAEPTAARVDLELNYPVTAGQSELLAAGLARLGRPDVLAAALRPSGAAGTPAARAAVAGLLGGPCWAPDPEAVLFAGNGRQAVAAALAALLRPGGRLGVEALTYPVVKAVAARLGITLVPLECDGDGLLPGALLAAHRAAPLGGVYLQPTLHNPLGVTMPGPRRAQLAATLSEAGLTAVEDAIWSFLREDAPPPLAAYAPERVILVDSTSKRLAPGLTVGFAVAPPGLRPAVSAALRSGGWASAGYALAAATGWLTDGTATTIAAAKRADARHRQQIAAEALAGLATRSGPGSYFCWWELPAPWRADTFVAAAARHGIAVTPAASFVVGPHRTPAAVRMGLASPPPPVLRRALATLADLARTGPDDVAPE
- a CDS encoding alpha/beta fold hydrolase, translated to MSTALVNGVSMSYDDTGGGGEALLLVHGHPFDRTMWRPQQHAAPGHRVITPDLRGYGGSQVVPGVTPLDTFARDLAALLDRLDVERAVLCGLSMGGQIVLEFHRLFPDRVAGLVLADTFAQAETDQGRQERNERADQLLRDGMAGYAHQVLDSMVSPATVANLPEVAGHVLRMMLAAPPEGAAAALRGRAQRPDYTAMLPAVAVPTLIVVGREDVFTPVADAEFLHRRIPGARLAVIEGAGHLPNLERPAVFNEALAALLATVRQVTPAPAAPKM
- a CDS encoding ABC transporter permease, whose amino-acid sequence is MSTATGAGRASLRLGLAGLRAHKRRFAGTFVAVFLGVAFLAGTMVTGDTLRASFGRLFADANSGTDTVVRGADEIKAPGLGQGIREPVPTGLIDAIRQVPGVAAVAPDIEGAGELVKADGKSLDTRGPTVAGNWIDEPDLNPYKLVRGHAPSAPGEIVINRGAATKGGLKLGDRTLLRTPDPVHVTVVGVATFGSEDGEGQTTYAGMTRADAERYLMPEPGRATTIKVRAGSGLSQEQLTARVARVLPARYEAITGTRASDDTQQATSGAFLDIFTTLLTVFAGIALLVATFSIHNTFAIVVAQRTRENALLRALGATRRQVLGSTMAEAAAVGVLASLAGLLGGIGIAAGLQALFPAVGFPFPEGALRIHAPAMALPPAVGLLVCVGSAVAPAVRAGRTAPLAALRESATDASGASRRRAAAGLGTAVAGVALTAAGATAGPSLPLTALGAVLTLAAFVVLGPVASSVAVRVLGAPVGRLRGVTGSLARRNALRSPKRTAATATALMIGVAVVSLFTVLGASMKATLHQTADRSFAGDVAISAQLYGAGGSGLSPELAPAVARLPEVQDAVGLGSGVAEVDGAGRRLTVTDPAALSRLLDLGAVRGSLTGLGTGAIAVSEDEADRRGLTTGSTVRLTFSDGDRVTLTVGAVYGQAGLAGDYLITRAAWEPHRVQDKDTLVAIGFRDGVSTSAGKAAVTRAVKAFGSPDVQTRSEYATSSAAGVDTFLTLIYALLVLAVLIALLGIANTLTLAVHERTRELGLLRAVGQTRGQLRAMVRWESVVVAAFGTAGGLGLGTFLGWALVKATDGSATGAFAIPPLPLTVVLLVGVAAGVLAGWRPARRAARLDILRAIATE